The genomic segment ATTCGTATCGGGGTGTTTGTCTGTTCCTGTGGGATTAACATCGCCGGCGTGGTGGACGTCAAGGAACTGGCGGAATATGCTGGCAGCCTGCCGCACGTGGTGTCGGTGGAAAACAACCTCTTTACCTGTTCCACCGATACTCAGGATCTCATCAATCAGAAGATCAAGGACCTCAATCTCAACCGCGTGGTGATCGCGGCCTGCACCCCCCGGACCCACGAACCCCTGTTCCAGGACACATTGCGGGAAGCGGGCCTGAATGCTTATCTCCTGGAGATGGCCAACATCCGCAACCAAAACTCCTGGGTCCATCAGAAAGATCCCGCCTTTGCCACCCTCAAGGCCAAAGACCAGGTGCGTATGGCGGTGGCCAAGGTGACCCGGGACTATGCCTTACAGCGTCTGTCGGTGGATGTGGTCCAGGAGGCCCTGGTCATCGGCGGCGGCGTGGCCGGCATGACGGCGGCCCTGGAATTGGCTGATCTGGGCTATCCCACCACCCTGGTGGAAAGAGGAGAAAAGCTGGGGGGCAACGCCTGGCATGTCAATAAGACCTGGAAATGCGAAGACGTCCGCCCCTGGCTGGGAGATTTGATCTCCCGGGTGGAAAACCATCCCAAGGTTCAGGTATTGAAGAACTCCCGGCTGAAGGCGGTCACGGGCTCCGTAGGTAATTTTTCCAGCGACATCGAGGTCAATGGGGTCAACCGGACGGTCCCGTACGGGGTCGCAGTGCTGGCCACCGGCGGCAAGGAAAGACAGCCCCAGGAATACTTGTATGGGCAAGACCCCCGGATTCTGACTCAGCAGCAGTTCGATACCGAACTGCGGGAGCGGGCCGCGGCCGTGAGTAAAGCGGGCTGCGCCGTGTTCATCCAATGCGTGGGCTCGCGGGAACCCGGCAATATGTATTGCAGCCGGGTCTGCTGCACCAGCTCGGTCCAGAACGCCATGCGCCTCAAGGGGCTCAACCCGGACATGAAGGTCTTCGTCCTTTACCGGGATATGCGCACCTATGGACTGCGGGAGGAGTTCTACACCCGGGCCCGGGAAATGGGCGTTATCTTTGTCAAGTTCTACCTCAATTCCAAGCCTCAGGTTTCCAAAGACGACAAAGACCTGGTGGTGGAAGTGGTTGATCCCATTCTGCAAATGCCGCTAAAGCTCAGGCCTGATTATCTGGTTTTAGCTGCCGGCATCGCCCCCAATGACCAGCATGAACTGGTGGATCTGTTCAAGGCCAATATCAATCAGGACGGCTTTTTCAATGAAGCCCATCCCAAGCTGCGGCCGGTGGACATGACCGTGGACGGATTGTTTGTGGCCGGCCTCTGTCATCACCCCAAAGGGGTGGACGAAGCCATCTCCCAGGCCAAGGCCGCAGCCTCCCGAGCCAGCATCATCCTGGTCAAGGAGTCCATGCAACTGGATGCCATCAAATCCGAAGTGACCGCGGCCTGCGACGGCTGCGCCCTCTGTCTGGACGTCTGCCCCTACCGGGCCATCAAGCTGGAGGAATACCGGGACAACGGCCACGCCCACCGGCGCATCGTCACCGACAAGGCCCTGTGCAAGGGCTGCGGCCTGTGTGAGGCCACCTGTCCCAAGGACGGCGTCACGGTCCACGGCTTCACCCAGGACCAGCTCAAGGCCCAGGTGGACGCAGTGATAGAGGCTTTAACTTAAGTTGTCAGCCTAAATGGAGGTTCAACCCATGTCGGATAATTTTGAACCAGTCATTCTCGGGTTTCTCTGTAACTGGTGCGCTTATGCCGGGGCCGACCTGGCCGGCGTCTCCCGGCTGCAATACCCCCCAAATCTTAGGGTAATCCGGGTGAATTGTTCCGGGATGGTCCACCCCAACCTGGTGGTGCACGCCTTGACCAAGGGCGTCGACGGCGTCCTGGTCATGGGGTGACACTTGGGCGACTGTCATTACCTGGAAGGTAATCACAAAGCTCAAGCCCGTGGAGAGGCCACCAGCCTGGTTTTGGAAGATCTGGGGATCGACCCGGAGCGGTATGCGGTGGCATGGGTCTCTTCCGCTGAGGCCCCTCAGTTCGCCGAAATCGTCCGCAATTTTGTAGGCCAGATCAGGGAACTGGGCCCCAATCCCTGTCGTCCGGCCCAAGCCAGCGCCGCGTGAGGGAGACAGCCATGAAGACCTTTTTCAATCTCATTCAAGAGGTCCAGAAACCTGGTCTCTGCCATCACTGCGGCGGCTGCGTCACCTTTTGCACCGCCATCAATTACGGCGCCCTGGAGTTGGGGGAGGACGGCAAACCCCGCTACAAGGATATCGAGAAGTGTATCGAGTGCGGCCTGTGCTACTCCATCTGCCCGGAGATCGGCGAATTGGACGAGGAAACCAAGCGCCAGGTGGCCTGGAGCGCACCCATGGGCCGCATCCTGGGCACCACCGTTTCCCGCGCCCTGAACCCCGAGGTCCGGGACCGGGCCACCGACGGCGGCGTGGTCACCGCCCTGCTCCTGCATCTCTTTGATCTGGGACGCATCGACGGCGCTATCGTCACCCGCCAAGTAGGCCTGTTCCGGCGCCAGCCCTGGCTGGCCACCAGCCGGGAGGAAATCCTGGAGGCCGCCGGCTTCCACTTCGACACCTCCCACGGCATGAGCCTCTTTTCCGAGGTCTACTCCACCTTTTCCCCGTCCATCGTGGAATTGGATGACGTTGCCAAAAAGCGCCTCAGCCGGGTAGCCTTTGTGGGCACCCCCTGCCAGATCAATTCGCTGCGGCGCATGGAGGCCCTGGGGATCGTCCCGTCCGGCACCATCAAGTTCCATCTGGGCCTGTTCTGCACCGGCAACTTCCACTTCGGCCCGGAGCAGCGCCAGCGGTTGGAACAGATCGGCAAGTTCCACTGGGCCGAGGTGCGCAAGGTCAACGTCAAGGAAGACCTGCTCATCCACCTCACCGATGGCCAGGTGCGCCAGATTCCTTTGGATCAGTTGGACTTCATGAAGCGCTACGCCTGCCACTACTGCGATGATTACGCCGCGGAGTTTGCCGACCTCTCTTTCGGCGGCATCGGAGCCCCGGAGGGCTGGACCACGGTGATCAGCCGTACGCCCTTGGGCCGCGCCATTCTGGCCGATGCCAACGGGGTGGACCTGGAACCTTACAACCACCGGGACAATCCCCAGTTCGCCGCCCAGGCCCTGGAGACCGTCTTGGAATGGTCCGACAAGAAGAAGTTCCAGGCCTCGGGAAAACATCAAGAACTGGAAGTATCCGTCCAGGTGAAAAAAGGATAGGAGGTCTGCCGTGCCCGTTAAAGTTGCTTCTGAATGGCTCAATTCCTGCTCGGGGTGCGAGATCGCCATCCTGAACCTGGGAGAGGCATTACTCACGGTATTGCCTCACCTGGACTTCGTCCACATGCCGGTGCTCATGGACCACAAGTACTATGGGCAGACCGGTGAAGGCGACACGCATCATCTGGAAATTCCCGAGGCCGTGGTGGGCCTGGTCAGCGGCGGCATCCGTAACCAGGAGCACCTGGAGGTGGCCGAGGCCATGCGTAAAAGTTGCCAGGTGCTCATCGCCCTGGGAACCTGCGCCACCCACGGCGGCATCCCCTCCCTCATCAACCAGTTCGAGAACGACGATCTGCTGGACCGCTACTACCATACCGAAACCACTGACGGGGCCGACGCCCCCGGGGAGGGTATCCCGGCACTTTTGGACCGGACCTACGCCCTGGACGAGAAGGTCAAAGTGGATATTTACCTGCCGGGCTGCCCGCCGCACCCCGACCAGATCGCCGAGGTCCTCACCGCTCTTCTGGAGGGCCGCACCCCCGATCTTCCCACCAAAAGCGTGTGCGACACCTGCCCCACCATCCGGGACGGCAAGGGCAAGCTCAATAAACTGCGGCGCTTCCTCGAAAACGCCCAGTATGAGCCCGGCGCGCCCTTGAGCGAGATGCACTGCCTCCTGGAACAGGGCCTGCTCTGCATGGGGCCCGTGACCCGGGCTGGCTGCGCCGGCAATAATGGCGAGGGACCCCGCTGCCTCCTGGCCCGGGTGCCCTGCCGGGGCTGTTTCGGGCCGGTGCAGCGGGAAGGGAACCAACTCCTGGATATGTACAACGCCCTGGCCAGCAACGGTATCGACTTCGCCGGACTCACCGACCCCACTTCGATGCTGCGCTTCTCCGGCGGCCACGGGCTCTTGCGGCACCGGACCGCAAGCCGCAAGTAATGAGGATACTATGGAAGCCAAATGTATTAACGCCAACGCTGACGACGCCTTTGTCCATGGCGGCGGTACCGCCAAAAAGGTCATCAATATTCAGCCCATCACCCGCATCGAAGGGCACGCCCGCATCGCCATTCAGTTGGACGAAGACGGTAATGTGACCGACAGCCGCCTCAACGTCATGGCCCTGCGCGGGTTCGAAAAGTTCATCGAGGGCCGCCCCGCCGAAGAAGTACCCCGCATCGTCAACCGCATCTGCGGCATCTGTCCCTGGATGCACCACACCGCGTCCAACAAGGCGGTGGACGGCTGCTTCGGGGCTATTGTGCCGCCCGCAGGCAAAAAGCTGCGGGAGCTGATGCAGGTCATGGCCCAGATCAACGACAAGATCCTGCACTTCTTCTTCCTGGCTGCCCCGGATTTCATCTTGGGTCCCGGGGCCGACTACTCGGTGCGCAACGTCCTGGGCATCGTCCAGGCCAATCCGGAGCTGGCCCGCCAAGTAGTCAAGATGCGCCAGGCCGGCCAGATGATGATTGAAAAGTTCGCAGGCAAGGTCATCCATCCGGTGGTAGTGGTGCCGGGCGGCTTTGCCAAATCCATGAGCGAAGCCGAACGCCAGGAACTCCTGGAAGGGAGTCGGGAGCAGCTGGAATTTGCCCGCTTCTGCATAGACTTCGCCAAGCAGAACATCTTTTATAAGCTGGATGCGGATACCGTGGGCCTGGGGCAAATCACCAGCGGCTTTCTGGGTACCGTGGACCCCGTCGACGGCTCCTTGAACCTGTTCGAAGGGGTGCTGCGGCTCATGAAGGCCGATGGCTCCTACCAGGACTTTACCTGCGAAGAATATGCCGACTTTTTAGGCGAGCACGTAGAGCCCTGGTCCTACTCCAAGTTCCCTTATGCCAAGGCGTGGAACGAAGGCTTTTCCATGGACCTGGCCGCACCCAAGGGCATCTACCGGGTCAACACCCTGGCCCGCCTCAATGTCTGCGACCAGATCAACACGCCTTTGGCCCAGGCCGAACTGGAGGAATTCCGGGCTCGGTTCGGGCGGCCGGCCCAGTCCACCATGCTCTATCATTGGGCCCGCCTCATCGAACTGGTGTACGCCTGCGAGCGGGTACTGGAAATCCTGGAGGACCCCGGGATCACCGATACCAATGTGCGCGGCGTGGCCACGCCCGGGGCCGGCCGAGGCGTGGGGTGCGTGGAGGCTCCCCGGGGCACTCTCATTCATGACTACCAAACCGACGCCAATGGCCTCATCAGCCGGGCCAACATCATCGTGGGCACCACCCACAACGTGGCGCCCATGAACATGAGCATCCGCCAGGTGGCCGAAAATGTCATCCAGAAAGGCGTGGTCACTGAGGAAGCTTTGAATAAGGTAGAAATGGCGGTGCGAGCCTACGATCCATGACTGAGCTGCGCTACTCACCGCCTGGATGGCGGTCGTACCGTTGAGATCGAGATTTTTAACGCCCAGGGCGATCTTCTTACCCGGGCTTAACTGATAATTTTGAGAGAGAGGCAGGGAACTTACGCCCCCTGCCTCCCGCAGCTCAGAGGCTAAAGCATATCTTTCCCGACCTACTCGGAAATTTCTTTTAAAATCTCGATCTTCACGGCCTGTTTGCCAATAATCCGCTCCAGGTCAGAAATTCTGGCCTTCACCGCCGCCTCAGGATCAGAACCATTCCGAGAAGCCAAAGCCCGACTCCCAGCTTCCAAGAACTTGTCCCACCAGCGGTAGTAAAGGCTTTCGCTGATCTGATACTTACGATAGATATCCGCAATAGAACTCAAGATTTGGATAACTGGATACCTGGTGAGCCTGTGTTTCGAAATATTTTTAGCTAGTTCGACACAGGATAAACACTACCAGGATTAAACCCACCAGAACCATCATATTAAATTCGAGTTTTCGAACCTTTTCATTAGCCTCCGAGATTGGTGCGACATGTTCAGGCTCGGATTCTAGAGCCAACTCGGACATCAGTGCATCATACTCTTCCCGCGTGATTATTCGGCCGGAGGGGGACATGGTTTTCCTGCCAATATCCAGACTTATGATTTCCATGGGAGGCCTCCTTATGTCTATTATCGGCAGGGGAAGGAGATGCCTTAAATTATTTAATCACCCGGGAACCACGATGACCGAGTGGGGAGGCAAGGCCGGGATTATCAAGGAGGAGGGCCAGGGATGGAGTTGCTTAGCCTCACCCAACAGATAGATAATTGGTACAAAAAGCTTATTTAAATCGAAACTATTTATTATATTCTGAGAGAATCAATAGGAGTGGCATGGACGGCTGTGCCAGAAATAATTTTCTACGCGAGTTTCCGCCTATTTACCCCGCTCGGTTCCTTATTTCTATCTTATGAAACACAAATCATTGCCTCAACCCCCTTCCATGTTTATTTATGAAACAAGTTCTTCGATGAATCTCGTTGCCTCGTGGACAAAAGTTGCCGGGCATTAATTAAGGGGTGTACATATGGAACAGGCTAATATGACGACGGTGGGCCAGTATTTGGTCAGGCGTTTGGAACAGGTGGGATTAAAGCACATCTTCGGCGTTGCCGGTGATTATGTGCTGCGGTTCTTTGATTTATTGGAAGCCTCCAGCATCGACTTGGTGACGACTTGTAATGAGCTAAACGCCGGCTATGCTGCGGATGGGTACGCCCGGCTGAACGGTGTTGGAGGGGTGTGCGTCACCTATGGGGTGGGCGGTTTCAGCGTATTTAATGCCGTTGCCGGGGCCTTTGCCGAAAGAGTGCCGTTAATTATAATCAGCGGCGGCCCCCGGATTCTCCAAGGCCCTGCGCGGGTGCTTCTCCACCACACCATCGGCGATATGAACTTGCAATACAAAATCTATGAGCACATCACGGCGGCCGCGGTCGTTCTCCAGAATGTGGATCAGGCCCCGAAACAGATTGACGAGACCATCGCTGCTTGCCTTCGTTTCCGGCGGCCGGTGTACATCGAAATTCCCATGGACATGGTAGGTCAGCCATGCAGCCCTGGCGGTCCTTTTGAAGTGGATACCACCATTCCCAGTGATCCGGAGGTGCTTCCCGAAGCCGTGGCAGAGGCGGTCCAGATGCTCAACGCCGCCAAAAACCCGGCCGTCCTCGTCGGCGTAGAGGTCGCCCGGTTGGGCCTTTGCCAGGAATTGGCAAGGTTCATCAATTTCACCCGGTACCCTTTCGCCACCACTATTTCGGGGAAATCAATCCTTTCGGAAAGACACCCCCAATTCCTCGGCGTCTATTTCGGGAAACTCGGCCCGGAGCCCGTGAGGAAGTCCATGGAAGACGCCGACGTGCTCCTCTGTCTGGGGACGTTGATGA from the Desulfobaccales bacterium genome contains:
- a CDS encoding Coenzyme F420 hydrogenase/dehydrogenase, beta subunit C-terminal domain, with amino-acid sequence MKTFFNLIQEVQKPGLCHHCGGCVTFCTAINYGALELGEDGKPRYKDIEKCIECGLCYSICPEIGELDEETKRQVAWSAPMGRILGTTVSRALNPEVRDRATDGGVVTALLLHLFDLGRIDGAIVTRQVGLFRRQPWLATSREEILEAAGFHFDTSHGMSLFSEVYSTFSPSIVELDDVAKKRLSRVAFVGTPCQINSLRRMEALGIVPSGTIKFHLGLFCTGNFHFGPEQRQRLEQIGKFHWAEVRKVNVKEDLLIHLTDGQVRQIPLDQLDFMKRYACHYCDDYAAEFADLSFGGIGAPEGWTTVISRTPLGRAILADANGVDLEPYNHRDNPQFAAQALETVLEWSDKKKFQASGKHQELEVSVQVKKG
- a CDS encoding hydrogenase iron-sulfur subunit encodes the protein MSDNFEPVILGFLCNWCAYAGADLAGVSRLQYPPNLRVIRVNCSGMVHPNLVVHALTKGVDGVLVMGUHLGDCHYLEGNHKAQARGEATSLVLEDLGIDPERYAVAWVSSAEAPQFAEIVRNFVGQIRELGPNPCRPAQASAA
- a CDS encoding Ni/Fe hydrogenase subunit alpha, with amino-acid sequence MEAKCINANADDAFVHGGGTAKKVINIQPITRIEGHARIAIQLDEDGNVTDSRLNVMALRGFEKFIEGRPAEEVPRIVNRICGICPWMHHTASNKAVDGCFGAIVPPAGKKLRELMQVMAQINDKILHFFFLAAPDFILGPGADYSVRNVLGIVQANPELARQVVKMRQAGQMMIEKFAGKVIHPVVVVPGGFAKSMSEAERQELLEGSREQLEFARFCIDFAKQNIFYKLDADTVGLGQITSGFLGTVDPVDGSLNLFEGVLRLMKADGSYQDFTCEEYADFLGEHVEPWSYSKFPYAKAWNEGFSMDLAAPKGIYRVNTLARLNVCDQINTPLAQAELEEFRARFGRPAQSTMLYHWARLIELVYACERVLEILEDPGITDTNVRGVATPGAGRGVGCVEAPRGTLIHDYQTDANGLISRANIIVGTTHNVAPMNMSIRQVAENVIQKGVVTEEALNKVEMAVRAYDP
- a CDS encoding helix-turn-helix domain-containing protein, whose amino-acid sequence is MSSIADIYRKYQISESLYYRWWDKFLEAGSRALASRNGSDPEAAVKARISDLERIIGKQAVKIEILKEISE
- a CDS encoding thiamine pyrophosphate-binding protein, encoding MEQANMTTVGQYLVRRLEQVGLKHIFGVAGDYVLRFFDLLEASSIDLVTTCNELNAGYAADGYARLNGVGGVCVTYGVGGFSVFNAVAGAFAERVPLIIISGGPRILQGPARVLLHHTIGDMNLQYKIYEHITAAAVVLQNVDQAPKQIDETIAACLRFRRPVYIEIPMDMVGQPCSPGGPFEVDTTIPSDPEVLPEAVAEAVQMLNAAKNPAVLVGVEVARLGLCQELARFINFTRYPFATTISGKSILSERHPQFLGVYFGKLGPEPVRKSMEDADVLLCLGTLMTDVDLGIDTATHFHGGMIVANSDKVGIKHHVYHQVALGDFLDGLQAGLPRGPEGQVAFGHAALTGGADFTPVDSQKITLKRFYQEVNRFLDSSNLIISDVGNATLLGAAELLLPDDAPFIAQAFYVSIGYALPATLGANLASPNLRPITFIGDGAFQMTVQELSTIIRHGLNPIIFLMNNDGYAIERVFHDGPYNDLQMWQYHRLPEVFGGGWACEVKTEGELESALQQALSRPDELAFIEVRLERLDYWESLLKLKDLR
- a CDS encoding FAD-dependent oxidoreductase produces the protein MVVGGGIAGIQAALDLADSGYYVHLVEKSPGIGGKMSQLDKTYPTNDCAMUIISPKLVECGRHLNIELLTLSQVTDISGPPGNFTVTVTQEPRYVDMDKCIACGLCAQKCPKKVDDDYNANMGQRKAIYLKYSQTVPLKYAIDAENCLYLAKGKCQACVKFCPTGAINFKDQEAMITRNVGAVILAPGYKAFDPSGLTAYGYGRIPDVVTGLEYERLLSASGPNQGHLLRPSDRKEPRKIAWIQCVGSRNTTPGGNPYCSTVCCMYAVKQALVTAEHSSGDDLSQTIFFMDLRSHNKEFENYYNNAKGAGVKFIKSRPHTIFPGPNNIGVRVEYITEAGAKVEENFDMLVLSVGLEAPRDAASLAKKFGIDLDKHNFAKTGSFTPVKTNREGIYVCGAFRSPKAIPRSVTEASTAAAEAAKALVEARGTLTREKTYPPERDISGEEIRIGVFVCSCGINIAGVVDVKELAEYAGSLPHVVSVENNLFTCSTDTQDLINQKIKDLNLNRVVIAACTPRTHEPLFQDTLREAGLNAYLLEMANIRNQNSWVHQKDPAFATLKAKDQVRMAVAKVTRDYALQRLSVDVVQEALVIGGGVAGMTAALELADLGYPTTLVERGEKLGGNAWHVNKTWKCEDVRPWLGDLISRVENHPKVQVLKNSRLKAVTGSVGNFSSDIEVNGVNRTVPYGVAVLATGGKERQPQEYLYGQDPRILTQQQFDTELRERAAAVSKAGCAVFIQCVGSREPGNMYCSRVCCTSSVQNAMRLKGLNPDMKVFVLYRDMRTYGLREEFYTRAREMGVIFVKFYLNSKPQVSKDDKDLVVEVVDPILQMPLKLRPDYLVLAAGIAPNDQHELVDLFKANINQDGFFNEAHPKLRPVDMTVDGLFVAGLCHHPKGVDEAISQAKAAASRASIILVKESMQLDAIKSEVTAACDGCALCLDVCPYRAIKLEEYRDNGHAHRRIVTDKALCKGCGLCEATCPKDGVTVHGFTQDQLKAQVDAVIEALT